A region of Coturnix japonica isolate 7356 chromosome 15, Coturnix japonica 2.1, whole genome shotgun sequence DNA encodes the following proteins:
- the PRR14L gene encoding protein PRR14L isoform X3 translates to MLSAEVECLLDSSASPGTEDLHEGQLLSIPASFMAVSEPSAGLDTKPDVSTPELTHTSELSPEHCRALEAKGFNEGVAHLDDVDREARWEPAELLNKELLHGGDAEEDGKNKQTQRKQDCSSGEYQQGHQEAQDAEEEYTECCALKPGKRWLKQEDPHLNKHEINSSATCCVEIAGFLKSKGENQANIQVTAETLPKLTEEAQGEPHCDESLFCTANETASKDKAQDNRSGKESFGSSGTTEEQVAEFVLHKDKFKSSINPKTSDESSVICSISQKNRKSSEGKVESVDASLENKHSNTWNSSKQTPKCQHTAATSSSILSNSTPVDDVVLDRNFFKADIEMKIDENDSLEEVSGGCSSKKTVTFPEEHCPLPCRSPCQDHLSNSCVALHGINDTSTEKSMFCLNYDTQESTATLVDEISNKNMESENMKQFNLCKLTDCCEIICGKDDAEDQFCMSAVHTDEFTKIRTVSSPKVPGGNWRSETGEQLLVRNLNKKNCVHNFEFCNSPLFLKTRELDASGKKGTSSLRASSSEYSFSICNACPSLNNVNMQTRHAIQTEMTISPMENQFLAHQSSCLVPSRNQHVESLNKEPNTGLQYIATSAEEAKLSISSSQNEEILLKKGDDLTLLVHKCVRGDGLQRPLKENAVDFKSSGGLRNADYSGCMGFVSDVIEEKMTKLKEKENSCGREDKETDKESLSDSKSQYSEHALSIRCMKDKAEIVFSGNTRQQSLARMKWLTGDQTNTVNASFLPFSSIHGSLFYKPEKMDVLSEMENESLGIKSILNKSCSQLMLELGKGTDATNDMGPSCFVKFNIQDSSNETRGDSETPSALLIANSLPQKEKLFVSSENTDIGNSDLSSNEICCKGPSVTKPLSVTTYIKREANSTEIPSSEEEKATSSLNGAKSLSVCACNKGRQRDERHGVLTAEVMDVTLPESADCGEKLKYACVEEKMERKAPHKKKMPIHSLLDGENCLWASLAGSKESSSKTVTVSAENYEKGFEEIPRPDPSGLSKESNTAKPTSFTDTSLLSEAVQDCQTADAFDTETSPEFKYSEMNMLSKSCKESLPNCVGQCEVCVPYKLNAQSKGNAKEIRGYQDTQLIHETAHSVSMENETSDSVSRDKVEKCQARKRKKRFEEVKGHGSDKAKQEKKAAYKTKAKVAGHPSILYSSELLCSSSKELVMSRNTKFESHLKDIFAVRSSENKLCSTLQEIKRPKITVNAFSSCFLKTQDSEMENVNPKSGYNGILGAFETRNKLRGPLPLKIQPGRACKKVPMPYQLETVRKIKKPKSSTLLKPPSEMSPKQENTVLKSLCFAYESPTVKKEIAMRFVHMPRQKAKRCVLLSSLKFRKCTKEPALLSKLSAIASKLLVPATSTRSLESLPYSSEILPVAARYSERRCKNLLEAFSCINRNLHSRCADSWCTKMFSFQSLALYSVGSTKIPSLDSSNNSPSSFLDTPALPISFHIELDSSPVTDLTGTTSQHSVHHRLVLEEMPAPPSKWTFLLSQSCSEATAIKEDSSQDHELHSPLSVTTSGVAALHPDHGRNVIAKRTGSCSMLGFHTVLALSSPACYRIWTRRRNLTSHISTIQRLFISQFTQGLKGSSNVSDDLVSSLPYSLGRALSIWSQHGPSACPSEITPLHSSHCKWQPSVGVETSNAVLPHLPVQDVEALQTAGHEICLEPPFPLPLPKSCLLSEALPPVLPEPELQVRAPDEADTSSPDCFRSQDDIELKKTEPEERPKKVSQIRIRKTVPRLDHNLTPMGLPKPKRLKKKEFSLEEIYTNKNYKSPPPARSLETIFEEPKEKNGHLISVSQQKRKRILEFQDFTVPRKRKARGKIKAVGNFTRAKKTAPQSAELDALLSQKLMDLEEFFAKEDEQELSSSTGESHELKMVQ, encoded by the exons ATGCTATCAGCTGAGGTGGAATGTCTCCTTGactcctctgcctctcctggCACTGAGGACCTGCACGAGGggcagctgctcagcatcccCGCCAGCTTTATGGCTGTGTCTGAGCCCAGCGCTGGATTGGATACGAAGCCTGATGTGTCCACACCTGAGCTGACACACACTAGTGAGCTGTcacctgagcactgcagggctttGGAGGCAAAAGGCTTCAATGAGGGAGTAGCGCATCTGGATGATGTGGACAGAGAGGCTCGTTGGGAGCCAGCAGAACTGCTTAACAAAGAATTACTGCATGGTGGAGATGCTGAAGaggatggaaaaaacaaacagactcAAAGGAAACAAGACTGTTCTAGTGGTGAATACCAGCAAGGACATCAAGAGGCACAAGATGCTGAAGAGGAATACACTGAATGCTGTGCTCTAAAACCTGGGAAAAGATGGTTAAAACAA GAGGATCCTCATCTGAACAAGCATGAGATAAATTCTTCAGCAACCTGTTGTGTTGAAATAGCAGGATTTCTGAAGAGCAAAG GAGAAAACCAAGCAAATATTCAGGTGACAGCTGAAACTCTCCCAAAGCTTACTGAAGAGGCACAAG GAGAGCCTCACTGTGATGAGAGTCTGTTTTGTACTGCTAATGAAACTGCAAGCAAGGACAAGGCTCAGGATAATCGATCTGGAAAAGAATCATTTGGTTCTTCTGGGACAACAGAGGAACAAGTTGCTGAATTTGTGCTGCATAAAGACAAATTTAAGTCTTCAATAAATCCCAAGACTTCTGATGAATCCAGCGTGATATGCAGCATTTCCCAGAAGAACAGGAAGTCTTCAGAAGGTAAAGTAGAGAGTGTAGACGCtagtttagaaaataaacatagcAACACATGGAATTCTAGTAAACAGACTCCAAAATGCCAGCATACAGCTGCCACTTCTTCCAGTATCTTATCAAATAGTACACCTGTAGATGATGTTGTCCTGGACAGAAATTTTTTTAAGGCTGATATTGAGATGAAGATTGATGAAAATGATAGTTTGGAAGAAGTTTCAGGTGGATGTAGTAGTAAAAAGACAGTCACTTTTCCGGAAGAACATTGCCCTTTGCCATGTAGATCTCCCTGTCAAGATCACTTGAGCAACAGTTGTGTAGCTCTGCATGGGATAAATGATACTTCCACAGAAAAAAGTATGTTTTGCCTAAATTATGATACACAGGAGTCTACTGCTACCTTAGTAGATGAGATCTCAAATAAGAATATGGAAtctgaaaatatgaaacagtTTAATCTTTGTAAATTAACAGATTGCTGTGAAATTATTTGTGGCAAAGATGATGCAGAAGACCAGTTTTGCATGTCTGCTGTCCATACAGATGAATTCACTAAAATAAGAACTGTGAGTTCTCCAAAAGTTCCTGGTGGCAATTGGAGAAGTGAGACTGGTGAACAGCTATTAGTCAGaaatttgaacaaaaaaaattgtgttcATAATTTTGAATTTTGCAACTCTCCATTATTCCTGAAGACGAGAGAACTAGATGCATCTGGGAAGAAAGGCACGTCATCACTCAGAGCTAGTTCTTCTGAGTACAGCTTTTCTATCTGTAATGCATGTCCGTCACTCAACAATGTGAATATGCAAACAAGACATGCTATCCAAACAGAAATGACCATATCTCCAATGGAAAATCAGTTTCTTGCACACCAGAGTTCCTGCCTGGTTCCTAGCAGAAATCAACATGTAGAAAGCTTAAACAAAGAGCCCAATACTGGTTTACAGTATATTGCTACTTCTGCAGAGGAAGCTAAACTGTCAATCAGCTCTAGCCAAAATGAAGAGATACTGTTAAAAAAGGGTGATGACCTGACTCTCTTAGTTCATAAATGTGTAAGAGGAGATGGTTTGCAAAGACCTTTAAAAGAGAATGCAGTGGATTTTAAGTCTTCAGGTGGTTTAAGAAACGCAGACTATTCAGGATGCATGGGTTTCGTCAGTGATGTAATAGAAGAGAAGATGacaaaactaaaagagaaagagaacagctgtggaagagaagataaagaaaCTGATAAAGAAAGCCTTTCTGATAGCAAATCACAATATTCAGAGCATGCTTTGTCCATCAGATGTAtgaaagacaaagcagagaTAGTATTTTCAGGAAATACAAGACAGCAGTCCTTGGCAAGGATGAAGTGGTTAACTGGGGACCAAACAAATACAGTTAATGCCTCATTTTTGCCCTTCTCATCAATTCATGGGAGTCTGTTTTATAAGCCAGAAAAAATGGATGTACTTTCAGAGATGGAAAACGAAAGTCTGGGAATAAAATCTATCTTAAATAAGTCTTGCTCACAGTTAATGTTGGAGCTTGGTAAAGGAACTGATGCTACCAATGACATGGGTCCATCCTGTTTTGTGAAGTTTAACATCCAGGATTCTTCTAATGAGACTCGCGGGGATTCAGAAACACCATCAGCTCTTCTCATAGCTAACTCTTTGCCTCAGAAAGAGAAGTTATTTGTGTCATCTGAGAATACAGACATAGGTAATAGCGATTTATCTTCAAATGAAATTTGTTGCAAAGGTCCTTCAGTGACAAAACCTCTTTCTGTGACAACGTACATTAAGAGAGAAGCTAACAGTACTGAAATACCatcttcagaggaagaaaaggcaacTAGCTCACTGAATGGTGCAAAAAGTCTGAGTGTTTGTGCATGCAACAAAGGAAGGCAGAGAGATGAGAGGCATGGTGTGCTAACTGCAGAAGTCATGGATGTTACCTTACCGGAAAGTGCTGACTGTGGAGAGAAGCTGAAGTATGCATGTGTAGAagagaagatggaaagaaaagcgCCTCATAAAAAAAAGATGCCCATACATTCCTTACTTGATGGAGAAAATTGCTTATGGGCCTCGTTAGCAGGATCAAAAGAATCTAGTAGCAAAACAGTTACTGTCAGTGCTGAGAACTATGAAAAAGGTTTTGAAGAAATCCCAAGGCCTGACCCAAGTGGtctttcaaaggaaagcaacacTGCAAAGCCTACAAGCTTCACTGATACCAGTTTACTTTCAGAAGCTGTGCAAGACTGTCAAACTGCAGATGCATTTGACACAGAAACTTCACCAGAATTCAAATATAGTGAAATGAACATGCTATCAAAAAGTTGCAAAGAATCATTACCAAATTGTGTAGGTCAGTGTGAAGTATGTGTGCCTTACAAACTGAATGCACAGAGCAAAGGTAATGCAAAGGAAATTAGAGGATATCAAGACACTCAGCTCATTCATGAAACAGCTCAttcagtttccatggaaaatgaGACTTCAGATTCTGTGAGCCGTGATAAAGTAGAGAAATGTCAGGCACGTAAACGAAAGAAAAGGTTTGAGGAGGTGAAAGGACATGGATCAGACaaggcaaaacaagaaaaaaaggcagcatacaaaacaaaagcaaaagttGCAGGGCATCCAAGCATATTGTACAGTTCTGAACTTTTATGCAGTTCTTCAAAGGAGTTGGTGATGTCAAGAAATACAAAGTTTGAAAGCCATCTGAAGGACATTTTTGCTGTTagaagcagtgaaaataaactGTGTAGCACTTTACAAGAAATCAAAAGGCCAAAGATTACCGTGAATGCTTTTAGttcatgttttttaaagacTCAGgattcagaaatggaaaatgtaaacCCTAAGTCAGGTTATAATGGAATTCTTGGTGCCTTTGAAACTAGAAATAAACTAAGAGGACCTCTCCCATTAAAAATACAGCCTGGAAGAGCATGCAAAAAAGTTCCCATGCCATATCAACtagaaactgtaagaaaaataaaaaaacctaaaaGTTCAACTCTTTTGAAGCCTCCCTCAGAAATGTCCCCtaaacaggaaaacacagtCCTCAAATCTTTGTGCTTTGCCTATGAATCACCAacagtgaaaaaggaaatagcCATGAGGTTTGTCCATATGCCAAGGCAGAAGGCCAAGAGGTGCGTCTTGCTGAGCAGCTTGAAATTCAGAAAGTGTACCAAAGAACCAGCATTACTGAGCAAGCTGTCTGCAATAGCCAGCAAATTACTGGTACCTGCCACAAGCACCCGTAGCTTGGAATCTCTGCCatattcttctgaaattctTCCAGTGGCTGCGAGGTACAGCGAACGTAGATGTAAAAATCTATTGGAAGCTTTCTCTTGCATTAACAGAAACTTACACTCACGCTGCGCTGACAGTTGGTGTACCAAGATGTTCAGCTTTCAGTCTTTGGCACTTTATTCAGTAGGATCTACCAAAATACCTTCTTTAGACTCAAGCAACAATTCTCCATCTTCTTTCTTGGATACCCCAGCGTTACCAATTTCTTTTCACATCGAATTGGACTCTAGTCCTGTGACAGACCTCACAGGGACTACATCTCAGCATTCTGTACATCACAGATTGGTTTTGGAAGAAATGCCTGCACCACCTTCAAAGTggacttttctcctttctcagagCTGTTCAGAGGCAACAGCAATCAAGGAAGATTCCAGTCAAGATCATGAGCTGCATTCCCCTCTCTCTGTAACAACCTCAGGGGTTGCTGCACTTCATCCTGACCATGGGAGAAATGTCATagcaaaaagaacaggaagTTGCTCCATGCTTGGCTTTCACACAGTGTTAGCACTTTCTTCACCTGCATGTTACAGGATTTGGACAAGAAGAAGAAACTTAACCAGCCATATTTCTACCATCCAGAGACTATTTATATCCCAGTTTACCCAGGGTTTGAAAGGGTCATCTAATGTATCAGATGACCTGGTCTCTTCCCTGCCATACTCCTTGGGCAGGGCACTATCCATATGGAGTCAGCATGGTCCTTCTGCCTGTCCCTCCGAAATCACTCCTCTTCATTCCAGTCACTGCAAGTGGCAGCCAAGTGTGGGCGTCGAGACCAG CAATGCCGTATTACCACACTTACCTGTACAGGATGTGGAAGCACTACAGACTGCAGGTCATGAGATATG TCTGGAACCTCCATTCCCTCTTCCACTACCAAAGTCTTGCTTGCTTTCGGAAGCATTGCCCCCTGTGCTTCCAGAACCTGAACTTCAGGTCCGTGCCCCTGATGAAGCAGATACTTCCTCTCCAGACTGTTTTAGATCCCAAGATGACATAGAACTGAAAAAA actGAGCCAGAAGAGAGGCCAAAGAAAGTCTCACAGATCCGAATCAGGAAAACTGTTCCTAGGCTAGATCATAACCTTACTCCAATGGGACTACCCAAACCAAAAAG GcttaagaagaaagaatttagTCTAGAAGAAATTTACACAAACAAGAACTACAAGTCCCCTCCTCCAGCCAG GAGCTTGGAAACAATCTTTGAAGAGCCCAAGGAAAAAAACGGACACTTGATTTCTGTCAGCCAACAGAAGAGAAAGCGGATTCTGGAGTTTCAGGACTTCACTGTTCCTCGGAAGAGAAAGGCACGAGGCAAAATCAAAGCAGTGGGAAATTTCACTCGAGCAAAAAAAACTGCACCACAAAGTGCAGAGTTAGATGCCCTTCTGAGTCAGAAGCTAATGGACCTTGAAGAATTTTTTGCAAAGGAGGATGAGCAGGAGTTGTCTTCTAGCACTGGAGAGAGCCATGAGCTGAAAATGGTCCAGTGA